The genomic region GGGGGTAAAATAAAAAATGATATCGCATCTGGTCTTTTTGCTAATACTTGTAACGCTCCTTGAACCTCAATTTCCAAAACAACATTTTTACCTTGTGATAATAATTTATCAACATATTTTTCTGGTGTCCCATAATAATTATCAACAAATTTAGCATATTCTAATAACTCATTATTAGCAATTTTCTCTTGAAAAAAATTTTCATTAACAAAAAAATAATCCTTTTCATTTAATTCATTACTTCTTGGTTTTCTTGTTGTCATTGAAATAGAATAAACTAAATTTAAATTTTGGTCTTTAAATAATTCTTCTCTAATTGTTCCTTTACCAACCCCACTAGGTCCAGAAAGAATAATTAATAATCCCATTTTTTTATTCATTTTAAGATATTACTTCCGTTCCATAGTGTAGCGATAAAAATATAAGAATATTTTACCATATTTCTTCATTGTTAATAATTCTAAATGCTTATAATTAATATCTAATGCAATATTAGATTCAAGAATAATAATACCATAGTTATTAACAATATTTTGTGCCAATAAATATTCTATTGTTTCATAATAATAACTAATTTCTTTATACGGTGGATTAATAAAAACTAAATCAATTTTAATATTATTATTAACTAAAAACTTTAAACATAACAAATATGATAAGTTAGTAATCATATAATTATGATCGGCAACTTTTAAATTAACAATATTTTTTTTTAAATATTCTAATGCTTGCGAATCATAATCATTAAAATAACAATAACTAATGTTTCTTGATAATGCTTCAAGACCAATACTGCCACTACCAGCAAAAAGATCTAATGCCACTTTATTTTCATAATAAAAATAATTATTTAAAACATTAAAAAGATTCTCTCTAACTCTACTTAAAATTGGTCTTGTTGTTGTACTTTGTTGACTAATAAGATTTTTTTTATAATATTTTCCTGCAATAATTTTCATTTTCTCACCTATAAATAATATATTAATTATACTAAAAACTTATGCTATAATCTATAAAAATAAGCAAAATAAGGAGTAAATTATGTACCAAGACAACAATCCTAGCAATGAATGATTAGTTAAAGATAATAACATTAAATTACGCGAAAAATGTCAACCTGTATTATTTCCAATATCAAAAAATGATGAATTAATAATGCAAAAACTAATTGATTTTGTTATTACTTCCCAAAATGAAACATTAAACGCATCACTAAAACTAATTCCTGCTGTGGGATTAGCAGCCCCACAAATTGGTTGTAATAAGCAAATGTATTACATTCATATTGAACAAATTGATAAAAATAATCAAAAAACTATCATTCAACATGCCTTAATTAATTCTAAAATTACAGCTCATAGTGAACAAATTATTGCTTTAAAAAGTGGCGAAGGTTGTTTAAGCGTTGATAATCATCATGAAGGGTTTGTTCCGCGTTATTTTAAAGTTATTGTTACTGGTTATGATTATTTAAAGAAAAAAAATGTTACAATTACTGCTCGTGGCTATGAAGCAATTGTTTTTCAACACGAACAAAAACATTTAGAAGGTATTTTATACTATGACCTAATTGATAAAAATGAACCTTGAAAAAAGAATGACAATTGGTTATACTTATAAGCGAAGTACTAAATATTTCAACTGAGAAATAAATAAACTAAAATTGCCTAAATCTTAAAGGCAACAAAAAATAAAATGTTTACAAAAAAAATTAGCAAAAATGATTTTTTAAGATTTTAAGTAAACCTTTTATTTAATAATGAGTGAGGTGTAAAAATTCATGACAACAAATCAAAAAAAGAAACTAAATAACAAAATTGAAATCTTCAATGAAAATCAAACATCTAACAAAAATAATGAAATTATTATTGATGATATTAGAAATACTAAAGTATTTGCCCTTGGTGGCTTAGAAGAAGTTGGTAAAAATACTTATTGTATTGAACATGATGATGAAATCATCATTATTGACGCTGGTGTTAAATTTCCCGAAGGAATATTATTAGGAATTGATGCTATTATTCCTGACTATACATATTTAAAAGAAAATGCTAAAAAAGTAAAAGCAATATTTATTACTCACGGTCATGAGGACCATATTGGTGGTATTCCTTATCTTTTAAAAGAAATTGATATTCCTTTTATTTATGCGCCAAGACTAGCTGCTGCCTTAATTCGTGAACGATTAAAAGAGTTTAATATTGGTCAAAAAACCAAAATTATTGAAATTGATGGTAGCAATGAAGATCAAAATAAAATGAAGGGTCTGCTAAAAAACTTTCAACTGAAATATTTTGCTGTTAATCATTCAATTCCTGATGCTTTTGGCATTGCTATTAATACTCCTAATGGTAAAGTCGTTACCACTGGTGATTATAAATTTGATTGAACACCATTAGGTCATAAAGCAGATTTAGAAGAAATGGCAAAAATGGGGCAAACGGGTGTTACCTTATTTTTATCAGACTCAACTAATTCTGAAATTGAAGGTTATACAATGACCGAAACAAAAATTATTAAAAATATTAGTGATTACTTTTTAAAAGCTAAAGGACGAATCTTAATTTCTACTTTTGCTTCTAATGTCCACCGCATTCAACAAATTATTGAAGTAGCACAAAAATATAATCGCAAAATTTTAATTTTTGGTCGCAGTTTAGAACGAATTATTAAAATTATTCGTGAAATGGGACATTTAAAGATTTCTGACAAACAATTTATTAAACCTCAAGAAACTAATCAATATCATAAAGATGAAATTTTAATTATTTGTACAGGTTCCCAAGGAGAACCAATGGCAGCACTTTCACGGATTTCAACTGGAACTCATAAAGCAATTTCTATTATTCCTGGTGATACCGTTATCTTTTCTTCTAGTCCTATCCCCGGAAATCAAGCTAGTGTTGAAATGGTTGTTAACCGCTTATCACGGTTAGGGGCTAATGTCTTAGAAAACTCCTCATTTAATTCTTTACATACATCAGGACACGCTTCACAAGAAGAACAAAAACTAATGCTAACCTTAATTAAACCAACATACTTTATGCCAATGCACGGTGATTATCGCATGTTAAAAGCACACGGACAAACTGCAGAAAGCGTTGGCGTTGCTAAAGAAAATATCTTTATTTGTGCCAATGGTGACCAAATTAATCTTTACAAAGGTAAAGCTATTCTTGGAAAAAGAATTGAAGCTAGTGCAATTTATGTTGACGGTAAAGATACTTCTGGTTTAACAACAAAAATAACTCGTGATCGCCAAATTCTTGCTAATGATGGTTTAATTGCTGTTGTTGTTTCCATTAATAGTCAGACTAATGAATTACTATGTAATCCAACAATTATCTCTCGTGGCTCATTTTATGTTAAAGATTCCAGTGCTCTTATTGCAGAATCAATTAACATTGTAACAAAGGCAATTAAAAAGGTATTAGCTAGTAACCATCCTACTTTTGGAGCAATCAAAAAAGAAATTAAAGAAACCCTAAGTCCTTATATTTCAAAAATAAAACGAAGAAATCCTTTAATAATTCCTGTAATTTTAAACGCTGAATTATACTTGTAAGTGCAAGTAAATAAAATTGCAAAAGATTTCATATAAAAATTTCATGATGCTAAGTTTATTTTAGAAAAAGTAAATTTAAGGAGTTTTTATATGGGATACAAACATCTTGGCATAGATGAAAGAATTTATATTAAGAATCAATTGAAATTTAAAGTAAAAATTACTGAAATAGCTAAAAATCTTAATCGAAGTATTAGTACTATTAATCGAGAAGTTAATAGAAATAAAGATAATAATCATTATTTTTCATTAATTGCACAAAATAAAGCAGAAAATAGAAAACAATTACATGTTTATTTTCATAAATTTAAAAATAGAAAATTAGTAAAATATGTACAACAAAAATTATTATTAGGTTGATCGCCTGAACAAATTTATGGCAGAATTAAAAATTTTCATCAAGAATGAATTATTAGTTTTAAAACAATTTACAATTGAATTTATTCTGGATTACTTGAAAAGGTTACTAGTAAAAATTTAAGAAGAAAAGGTAAGAAACGAAAATCTCAAGAAAATCGGGGTAAATTTAATGGTAAATCCATTAAAGAACGAAATGTTAATAATCGCATAACTCTTGGCCATTGAGAAGGTGATACTGTAGTATCATCACGAGGTAAAAGTAAATCATGTTTAATAACTTTAGTTGAAAGAACATCAAGATTTACTTTAGCAATATTAGTTGAAAATAGAACTACTAAAGTTATTAACAAAAATATTAGTCATTATTTATCAATTCTTCCAAATAATCTTGTTAAGACTATAACATTTGATAGGGGTAAAGAATTTGCTAATTGACAACAACTTGAAAAAAATTTAAATGTGAAAATTTATTTTGCTGATGCATATTCACCTTGACAAAGAGGTACTAATGAAAATACTAATGGTTTAATTAGAGAAAAATTTCCTAAAAAATTTAATTTTTCAAACACTACTAAAAATGCAGTTCATAAATTTATATTGTCTTTAAACCAAAGACCAAGAAAAATACTAAATTATCTTTCGCCAATCGAATATTTGG from Spiroplasma endosymbiont of Lonchoptera lutea harbors:
- the rsmD gene encoding 16S rRNA (guanine(966)-N(2))-methyltransferase RsmD, which gives rise to MKIIAGKYYKKNLISQQSTTTRPILSRVRENLFNVLNNYFYYENKVALDLFAGSGSIGLEALSRNISYCYFNDYDSQALEYLKKNIVNLKVADHNYMITNLSYLLCLKFLVNNNIKIDLVFINPPYKEISYYYETIEYLLAQNIVNNYGIIILESNIALDINYKHLELLTMKKYGKIFLYFYRYTMERK
- the def gene encoding peptide deformylase, which translates into the protein MYQDNNPSNEWLVKDNNIKLREKCQPVLFPISKNDELIMQKLIDFVITSQNETLNASLKLIPAVGLAAPQIGCNKQMYYIHIEQIDKNNQKTIIQHALINSKITAHSEQIIALKSGEGCLSVDNHHEGFVPRYFKVIVTGYDYLKKKNVTITARGYEAIVFQHEQKHLEGILYYDLIDKNEPWKKNDNWLYL
- a CDS encoding ribonuclease J, which produces MTTNQKKKLNNKIEIFNENQTSNKNNEIIIDDIRNTKVFALGGLEEVGKNTYCIEHDDEIIIIDAGVKFPEGILLGIDAIIPDYTYLKENAKKVKAIFITHGHEDHIGGIPYLLKEIDIPFIYAPRLAAALIRERLKEFNIGQKTKIIEIDGSNEDQNKMKGLLKNFQLKYFAVNHSIPDAFGIAINTPNGKVVTTGDYKFDWTPLGHKADLEEMAKMGQTGVTLFLSDSTNSEIEGYTMTETKIIKNISDYFLKAKGRILISTFASNVHRIQQIIEVAQKYNRKILIFGRSLERIIKIIREMGHLKISDKQFIKPQETNQYHKDEILIICTGSQGEPMAALSRISTGTHKAISIIPGDTVIFSSSPIPGNQASVEMVVNRLSRLGANVLENSSFNSLHTSGHASQEEQKLMLTLIKPTYFMPMHGDYRMLKAHGQTAESVGVAKENIFICANGDQINLYKGKAILGKRIEASAIYVDGKDTSGLTTKITRDRQILANDGLIAVVVSINSQTNELLCNPTIISRGSFYVKDSSALIAESINIVTKAIKKVLASNHPTFGAIKKEIKETLSPYISKIKRRNPLIIPVILNAELYL
- the gmk gene encoding guanylate kinase yields the protein MGLLIILSGPSGVGKGTIREELFKDQNLNLVYSISMTTRKPRSNELNEKDYFFVNENFFQEKIANNELLEYAKFVDNYYGTPEKYVDKLLSQGKNVVLEIEVQGALQVLAKRPDAISFFILPPSFEELTRRIIARRSESEDIVQKRLLKAKREMNITNKYKYVIVNDNLQQTVSEIRTIIMNEINANKN
- a CDS encoding IS30 family transposase, translated to MGYKHLGIDERIYIKNQLKFKVKITEIAKNLNRSISTINREVNRNKDNNHYFSLIAQNKAENRKQLHVYFHKFKNRKLVKYVQQKLLLGWSPEQIYGRIKNFHQEWIISFKTIYNWIYSGLLEKVTSKNLRRKGKKRKSQENRGKFNGKSIKERNVNNRITLGHWEGDTVVSSRGKSKSCLITLVERTSRFTLAILVENRTTKVINKNISHYLSILPNNLVKTITFDRGKEFANWQQLEKNLNVKIYFADAYSPWQRGTNENTNGLIREKFPKKFNFSNTTKNAVHKFILSLNQRPRKILNYLSPIEYLVRKII